One region of Desulfovibrio sp. JC022 genomic DNA includes:
- a CDS encoding beta-ketoacyl synthase, with protein MAITGIGAISVLGSDLETIADALRNGRSGIEVDEERIKLGFESPLTGVIKDFNPKKWLGRKQRKTMPDFAVQAYAAAKQALAQSGLAEENLHNDESGLIFGCDSSCIAALEQVELLKERGETALIGSGAVFRSMTSCVTMNLNTIFKTRGAAWTISSACSSGGHAVGQAAGLIAMGQQERIICGGAQELNWQSMCSFDGLGAFSAKTENPAQASRPFDKERDGLVPSGGAAAIMLERYDLAEKRGAEILGTVSGYGFSSDGEHISVPGREGLARAGSKAIKQAGLTPADIDYICAHATATPAGDGAEAANIKTLFGESCPRISSTKSMTGHELWMSGASQVVYTTLMNHYGFTAPNINFSGGDEETAGLNILAQTDSTPPQKALLNSAGFGGTNSCLVLEF; from the coding sequence GTGGCAATAACAGGGATCGGAGCCATTTCGGTTCTGGGATCGGATCTTGAAACCATTGCGGACGCGCTCAGGAACGGGCGTTCGGGCATTGAAGTTGACGAGGAGCGGATCAAACTCGGCTTTGAAAGCCCGCTGACCGGAGTGATCAAGGATTTCAATCCCAAAAAATGGCTGGGCCGTAAGCAGCGCAAGACCATGCCCGACTTCGCGGTGCAAGCTTATGCCGCCGCCAAGCAAGCCCTTGCGCAATCCGGACTTGCTGAAGAAAACCTCCATAACGATGAAAGCGGGCTGATCTTCGGTTGTGATTCCAGCTGTATTGCCGCCCTTGAGCAGGTAGAACTGCTTAAGGAAAGGGGCGAAACCGCACTCATCGGCAGCGGCGCGGTTTTCCGTTCCATGACCTCCTGCGTAACCATGAACCTGAACACAATTTTCAAAACCCGCGGTGCAGCGTGGACAATCAGTTCAGCCTGCTCCAGCGGCGGGCATGCCGTGGGTCAGGCCGCAGGTCTCATTGCCATGGGCCAGCAGGAACGGATTATCTGCGGCGGCGCCCAGGAATTGAACTGGCAATCCATGTGCAGTTTTGACGGACTGGGTGCTTTCTCCGCCAAAACCGAAAATCCCGCACAAGCCAGCCGTCCTTTTGATAAAGAACGTGACGGTCTGGTGCCCAGTGGCGGAGCTGCCGCGATCATGCTGGAACGGTACGACCTTGCAGAAAAGCGCGGTGCTGAAATCCTCGGCACAGTCAGCGGTTACGGTTTTTCATCGGACGGTGAACACATTTCAGTTCCCGGACGCGAAGGGCTGGCAAGGGCCGGATCAAAAGCCATCAAACAGGCCGGCCTAACCCCGGCAGACATTGATTATATCTGCGCCCACGCCACAGCCACCCCGGCTGGTGACGGAGCAGAAGCCGCTAATATCAAAACGCTTTTCGGCGAGAGCTGCCCACGCATTTCATCTACCAAATCCATGACCGGGCACGAATTATGGATGTCCGGGGCCAGCCAAGTGGTCTACACCACGCTTATGAACCATTACGGCTTCACCGCGCCGAACATCAATTTCAGCGGTGGTGACGAAGAGACCGCCGGACTGAATATCCTTGCGCAAACCGACAGCACTCCGCCGCAAAAAGCCCTGCTCAATTCCGCAGGTTTCGGCGGCACCAACTCCTGCCTTGTGCTTGAATTCTGA
- a CDS encoding diguanylate cyclase, with protein sequence MGINTGNFKNLGNSYEEGSNAALLSAIARSAEELTSGKGWPDGVNDLLAALGRATGVSRVWIFQTIAVTDTHITQNYTFEWAAAPRYKQLGMPMFSMFTNKIERPEYRETIQSRLRGEWQKIVTNQLQPGWLRDSQEIQKIKSMLTIPVMVENQWWGTLGFDDCERAYDWSDVEIALLKTAGYLISNAVLRDRLSAKRRQFSILKQLTDSSVWEFDFKTGQIWCSPELLHSVPVPTENIRFSLHQALHMIHPEDRRPLLFSVRKYLEGNRQKVFRFDMRLFTDCGDLRWVELIGNTRSNEDGKPEQLAGILIDIRKRKREEERLREEAVTDPLTGVTNRRLFEHRLQEFIDYSINEGTIFTLLFFDIDHFKKLNDSYGHQAGDQGLRHIVGICESQLRRNDLLARIGGDEFALLLPATNQDTAVTIGKRLIRAVESTPFKFEANTHHMTISIGLACNEDRLTTPAQLIEIADAALYEAKQNGRNRLATLTGCIIR encoded by the coding sequence ATGGGGATAAATACGGGGAATTTTAAAAATCTGGGAAACTCTTATGAAGAGGGTTCCAATGCCGCCCTGCTCTCGGCGATTGCCCGGAGCGCGGAAGAACTCACATCCGGCAAAGGCTGGCCTGACGGGGTAAACGACCTTCTGGCTGCTCTGGGCCGAGCCACAGGGGTGAGCCGGGTCTGGATCTTCCAGACTATCGCAGTAACTGACACCCACATTACCCAGAACTACACTTTTGAATGGGCAGCCGCCCCTCGTTATAAACAACTGGGTATGCCCATGTTCAGTATGTTTACCAACAAGATCGAGCGCCCGGAATACCGGGAGACCATCCAGAGCAGGTTGCGCGGAGAATGGCAAAAGATTGTCACCAACCAGTTGCAGCCGGGCTGGCTGAGGGACAGTCAGGAAATTCAGAAAATCAAATCCATGCTGACCATTCCGGTCATGGTTGAAAATCAGTGGTGGGGAACCCTCGGTTTTGACGATTGTGAACGGGCCTACGACTGGTCGGACGTGGAAATAGCCCTGCTAAAAACAGCCGGATACCTTATTTCAAACGCAGTACTGCGCGACAGGCTCAGTGCCAAACGCAGGCAGTTCAGCATTCTCAAGCAGCTTACGGACAGCAGCGTCTGGGAATTCGATTTCAAGACCGGACAGATCTGGTGCTCACCGGAACTTCTCCATTCTGTCCCGGTGCCCACTGAGAACATCCGCTTTTCACTACATCAGGCACTGCACATGATTCATCCGGAAGACCGCCGCCCGCTACTCTTCTCAGTCAGAAAATACCTCGAGGGCAACCGCCAAAAAGTATTCCGTTTTGATATGCGGCTTTTCACGGATTGCGGGGACCTGCGCTGGGTGGAATTGATAGGCAATACACGCAGTAACGAGGACGGCAAGCCGGAACAACTGGCCGGAATACTGATCGATATACGAAAACGTAAACGTGAGGAGGAGCGGCTACGCGAGGAAGCAGTCACCGATCCGCTCACCGGGGTTACCAACCGCCGGCTGTTCGAGCACCGTCTACAGGAGTTCATCGATTACTCCATCAACGAAGGAACTATTTTCACTCTACTCTTTTTTGACATCGACCATTTCAAAAAACTCAACGACAGCTACGGACATCAAGCCGGTGACCAGGGCTTGCGACACATAGTGGGAATATGCGAATCCCAGCTGCGCAGAAACGACCTGCTGGCCCGTATTGGAGGAGATGAATTTGCTCTGCTCCTGCCTGCAACGAATCAAGACACAGCCGTTACCATCGGTAAAAGACTTATCCGGGCAGTGGAGTCAACTCCTTTCAAATTCGAAGCAAACACCCACCACATGACCATAAGCATCGGACTGGCCTGCAATGAAGACAGACTTACAACCCCGGCGCAACTGATTGAAATCGCCGATGCCGCCCTTTATGAAGCAAAACAAAACGGACGGAACAGATTAGCGACCCTGACCGGCTGTATAATCCGCTAA
- the fabG gene encoding 3-oxoacyl-ACP reductase FabG, with translation MSQIALITGASKGIGAAIALQLAEDGYDIWLNYRSDDAGAEKTAAAIREMDRECTLLKFDVTDEEEVENALSPLLQAEVPYIVVNNAGFARDSIMMMMSSDDWNKVLQVHLSGFFNVTKPVVSRMLRKRTGRIINIASTSGETGVAGQTNYSAAKAGLIGATRSLAVEVAKRNILVNAVTPGFIETDMVAELPVDQIKQQIPLKRLGTPEEVAGVVSFLCSDKAGYITGQTIAVNGGIHT, from the coding sequence ATGTCACAAATTGCTTTAATCACCGGAGCCAGCAAAGGCATCGGCGCGGCCATCGCCCTGCAACTTGCCGAAGACGGCTACGATATCTGGCTTAATTACCGTAGCGATGATGCAGGTGCGGAAAAAACAGCAGCAGCCATCCGCGAAATGGACCGAGAATGCACCCTGCTCAAATTCGACGTAACCGATGAGGAAGAGGTAGAGAACGCGCTATCCCCCCTGCTGCAAGCAGAAGTCCCCTACATCGTGGTCAACAATGCCGGGTTTGCACGGGATTCCATCATGATGATGATGTCTTCCGATGACTGGAACAAAGTGCTGCAAGTCCACCTAAGTGGTTTCTTCAATGTGACCAAACCTGTTGTTTCGCGCATGCTGCGCAAAAGGACCGGACGTATCATAAATATAGCCTCCACTTCCGGTGAAACCGGCGTAGCTGGACAGACCAACTATTCCGCTGCCAAAGCCGGACTCATCGGGGCCACCCGCTCGCTGGCTGTGGAAGTTGCCAAACGCAATATTCTGGTCAACGCGGTCACCCCCGGATTCATTGAAACGGATATGGTTGCTGAGCTTCCTGTGGACCAGATCAAACAACAGATTCCACTGAAAAGGCTGGGGACCCCTGAAGAAGTGGCCGGAGTGGTTTCATTTCTTTGCTCAGACAAGGCCGGCTACATCACCGGACAGACTATCGCTGTTAACGGCGGAATTCATACTTAA